One Desulfocurvibacter africanus subsp. africanus DSM 2603 genomic region harbors:
- the rfbB gene encoding dTDP-glucose 4,6-dehydratase produces MRLLITGGCGFIGSNYVQQVLNETDDVVVNLDKLTYAGNRLNLAQVEERHGGRRYHFVHGDIGDAELIQRVFDEKRIEAVVNFAAETHVDRSIHDSAPFLNTNIMGAHNLLECARKAGIERFVHVSTDEVYGSLEPNDPAFSEETPLAPNSPYSASKASADLLCRAYFHTYGYPVVVTRCSNNYGPYQFPEKLIPLMYLKASRDEPLPVYGDGRNVRDWIYVGDHCRGVDLALRKGRPGAVYNFGGAAERANIDVVKAMLNILGKGEDLIRYVKDRPGHDKRYAMDFSLAARELGFAPSLDFEEGLARTVRWYENNAQWLTQVQDGSYREFMANWYGERA; encoded by the coding sequence ATGCGACTTCTTATCACCGGCGGCTGCGGCTTCATCGGCTCCAACTACGTCCAGCAGGTCCTCAACGAGACCGACGACGTCGTCGTCAACCTGGATAAGCTGACCTATGCGGGCAACAGGCTGAACTTGGCCCAAGTCGAGGAGCGCCACGGCGGTCGCCGCTACCATTTCGTGCACGGAGATATCGGCGACGCCGAGTTGATCCAGCGCGTGTTCGACGAGAAACGAATAGAGGCAGTAGTCAACTTCGCGGCCGAGACCCACGTGGATCGCTCCATCCACGACTCCGCGCCTTTCCTGAACACGAACATCATGGGCGCGCACAACCTGCTGGAATGCGCGCGCAAGGCCGGCATCGAGCGTTTCGTGCACGTCTCCACGGACGAGGTCTACGGCTCCCTGGAGCCCAACGACCCGGCCTTCAGCGAGGAGACGCCGCTTGCGCCCAACAGCCCTTACTCCGCATCCAAGGCCTCCGCGGACCTGCTTTGCCGGGCTTACTTCCACACCTACGGCTATCCGGTCGTGGTCACGCGCTGCTCCAACAACTACGGGCCCTACCAGTTCCCGGAGAAGCTCATCCCGCTCATGTACCTGAAGGCTTCCAGGGACGAGCCTCTGCCTGTGTACGGAGACGGCCGCAACGTGCGTGACTGGATCTACGTGGGCGATCATTGCCGCGGCGTGGACCTGGCCCTGCGCAAAGGGCGGCCGGGCGCGGTCTACAATTTCGGCGGAGCCGCCGAGCGGGCCAACATCGATGTAGTCAAGGCCATGCTGAACATACTAGGCAAAGGCGAGGATCTCATCCGCTATGTCAAGGACCGCCCCGGCCATGACAAGCGTTACGCCATGGATTTCTCTCTGGCTGCCCGCGAGTTGGGCTTCGCTCCCAGCCTGGATTTCGAGGAAGGGCTGGCGCGCACCGTTCGCTGGTACGAAAACAACGCCCAGTGGCTGACGCAGGTTCAGGACGGCTCCTATCGGGAGTTCATGGCCAACTGGTATGGAGAACGGGCATGA
- a CDS encoding 4Fe-4S dicluster domain-containing protein has translation MSAYTVYADQLPGLLARWNGKYAVYAPKDIGEGIYDFRPWRQGDEIAWDYDLAYNSLKRFLIPPKEPLISYDLSRCTAEPIFEAPAQLLFGVHPYDLRAITQLDQLMESGAPDNYYLRRREQTMIMALEPLRVAEGSFWGSVGAERVDVGFDLYWTKLGPSSFLVEVGTQRGEELLLDGGDLAQATPGEREAARRAKGRILSKARKGMAFDWREIPKLLGKAWDSPLWEQRSELCLACGSCNMVCPTCYCFDIREEVDDSLQGGVRYRVWDSCMLHSFAAVAGNHNFRRKALERYRHRTYRKGKYIFDRLGELGCVGCGRCVRACTAGIANPLRTFNDLWEAARNEG, from the coding sequence ATGTCCGCCTATACGGTTTACGCGGACCAGCTTCCCGGGTTGCTTGCCCGCTGGAACGGAAAATACGCTGTCTACGCTCCCAAGGACATTGGGGAGGGCATCTATGACTTCCGGCCCTGGCGCCAAGGCGATGAGATAGCCTGGGATTACGATCTGGCCTACAACAGCCTCAAACGTTTCCTGATCCCGCCCAAGGAACCTCTTATCAGCTACGACTTGAGCCGGTGCACGGCCGAGCCGATCTTCGAGGCTCCGGCCCAGCTTCTGTTTGGAGTACATCCCTACGACCTGCGGGCCATCACCCAACTCGACCAGCTCATGGAGTCCGGCGCGCCGGACAACTACTATCTGCGCCGCCGCGAGCAGACCATGATCATGGCCCTGGAACCCCTGCGCGTGGCCGAAGGGTCCTTCTGGGGCTCGGTGGGAGCGGAGAGGGTGGACGTGGGCTTTGATCTCTACTGGACCAAGCTCGGGCCGTCGTCATTCCTTGTGGAGGTGGGCACTCAGCGCGGCGAGGAACTGCTGCTGGACGGCGGTGACTTGGCACAGGCCACGCCGGGCGAACGCGAAGCCGCGCGCCGGGCCAAGGGCCGCATCCTGTCCAAGGCTCGCAAAGGCATGGCCTTCGACTGGCGGGAAATTCCCAAACTACTGGGCAAGGCCTGGGACTCGCCCCTGTGGGAGCAGCGGTCGGAGCTTTGCCTGGCTTGCGGCTCGTGCAATATGGTCTGTCCCACCTGCTACTGCTTCGACATCCGCGAGGAGGTCGACGACAGCCTCCAGGGCGGCGTGCGTTACCGGGTCTGGGATAGCTGCATGCTGCATTCCTTCGCAGCCGTGGCCGGCAACCACAACTTCCGGCGCAAGGCTCTGGAGCGCTACCGCCATCGCACGTACCGCAAGGGCAAGTACATCTTCGACCGGCTCGGAGAGTTGGGTTGCGTGGGCTGCGGCCGCTGCGTGCGGGCCTGCACAGCGGGCATCGCCAATCCTCTGAGGACATTCAACGACCTGTGGGAGGCAGCCAGAAATGAAGGCTAA
- the cbiB gene encoding adenosylcobinamide-phosphate synthase CbiB, with protein MDFAIALLAVLLDLALGDPRRLYHPVRALGALMDREEAIVRSAGGLSLKWWGILFVLFNALGAWLVVRLLTSIPVLGWLIALYLAYTGLALGQLWRDGRRVARLIDAGDLSNARLALAHLVTRDTSAMDEQALRRSLAETMSENMNDGFVAPFFYLVIGGPALLWLYKTVSTMDSMWGYKTERYREFGWAAARTDDVLAFLPARMTAFFMLGAGWFMSLDVHRAFDNMRTDALKTESPNAGWPMSAAAWLLGAWVGGPAVYFGRLKDKPVLGPTEGAWSSIKTKRLLRMILATGFVSTAALAAYFAMLFAAA; from the coding sequence ATGGATTTCGCGATTGCACTTCTAGCAGTGCTTCTGGATCTGGCTTTGGGCGATCCGCGTCGTCTCTACCATCCGGTGCGGGCCCTGGGCGCGCTCATGGACAGAGAAGAGGCCATTGTCCGCAGTGCGGGAGGTTTGTCGCTCAAGTGGTGGGGCATCCTTTTCGTGCTGTTCAATGCTCTCGGCGCATGGTTGGTGGTGCGTCTGCTCACGTCCATTCCCGTGCTCGGCTGGTTGATTGCACTATACTTGGCATACACGGGGCTTGCCCTTGGCCAACTTTGGAGGGACGGCCGGCGCGTGGCGCGGCTCATCGACGCCGGTGATCTGTCGAACGCACGGCTGGCGCTGGCGCATCTCGTGACGCGCGACACTTCGGCCATGGACGAGCAGGCTCTGCGGCGCTCCCTTGCCGAAACCATGAGCGAGAACATGAACGACGGCTTCGTGGCTCCGTTCTTCTACCTGGTCATCGGCGGGCCGGCGCTTTTGTGGTTATACAAGACCGTGAGCACCATGGATTCCATGTGGGGCTACAAGACCGAGCGTTACCGGGAATTCGGCTGGGCCGCGGCGCGCACGGACGACGTGCTGGCTTTCCTGCCTGCACGCATGACCGCCTTCTTCATGCTAGGCGCAGGCTGGTTCATGTCCCTGGACGTGCATCGCGCTTTCGACAACATGCGTACCGATGCGCTCAAGACCGAGAGTCCAAATGCCGGCTGGCCCATGTCCGCCGCCGCTTGGTTATTGGGCGCATGGGTAGGCGGCCCGGCGGTTTACTTCGGACGGCTGAAGGACAAACCAGTGCTGGGGCCGACCGAAGGAGCTTGGAGCAGCATTAAGACCAAACGCTTGCTGCGGATGATTTTGGCTACAGGTTTTGTGTCGACCGCCGCTCTGGCCGCCTATTTCGCCATGCTGTTTGCCGCGGCATAG
- a CDS encoding GNAT family N-acetyltransferase, with translation MSQMEVHGAHKFEELDMHAEAWDRLSSVAPQRSPVLSHAWVRSYLEHLLKPGEKWFCLFAYEDQELVGVLPVIIRQKQSALYGGKRFQAPSDPDVWTGDMLVASGRELETAAALLDGFARREPAHAVLRLSKLPPESPSFRVMQDGFGGCRILKEPNGYGSYLKINGSHEAYVASLSSNFRSNLKKAGKRLNRLGRNDILFLSNEDITEEHIQQFFGLEASGWKGRAGSAILSSKRHTGFFTNLIRRLRARGMLECHFLKVEGKLLAGHLAVRTQSKLTLWKIAYDEEYARYAPGNILLERLMHRVHEEGATDEIDLITNFPWHSNWGAQKRPYQNLIISAPRLVPYLGNLVSLKANASLRLLRERVKKSPKLSAVAYGVRDLVRRAGL, from the coding sequence ATGAGCCAGATGGAAGTGCATGGCGCACACAAATTTGAAGAACTCGACATGCACGCCGAGGCCTGGGACAGGCTGAGTAGCGTTGCCCCGCAGAGGTCGCCGGTACTCTCTCATGCCTGGGTTCGCTCCTATCTGGAACACTTGCTGAAGCCAGGGGAGAAATGGTTCTGCTTGTTCGCCTACGAAGACCAGGAGCTTGTCGGCGTTCTGCCGGTCATTATCCGCCAAAAGCAATCAGCCTTGTATGGGGGCAAGCGCTTTCAAGCTCCATCGGATCCGGACGTATGGACCGGGGATATGCTCGTCGCTAGTGGAAGAGAGCTAGAAACCGCAGCCGCCTTGCTTGACGGGTTCGCGCGCAGGGAACCGGCGCATGCAGTTCTAAGGCTCAGCAAACTGCCTCCGGAATCCCCGTCCTTCCGTGTCATGCAGGACGGCTTCGGCGGTTGCCGAATCCTCAAGGAGCCGAATGGATACGGTTCATACCTAAAGATTAACGGCAGTCATGAGGCCTACGTGGCGTCGCTCTCCTCGAATTTCCGCAGCAACCTGAAAAAAGCCGGCAAGCGACTAAACCGCCTCGGCCGTAACGATATTTTGTTCCTGAGCAATGAGGACATCACAGAGGAGCATATACAACAGTTCTTCGGCCTCGAAGCCTCGGGCTGGAAAGGGCGTGCCGGCAGCGCGATCCTCAGCTCCAAGCGCCACACCGGTTTTTTCACTAACCTTATCAGGCGACTGCGTGCACGCGGCATGCTCGAATGCCATTTCCTCAAGGTTGAAGGGAAACTGCTTGCAGGACACTTGGCAGTGAGAACGCAGAGCAAACTCACACTCTGGAAGATTGCCTATGATGAGGAGTACGCCCGCTACGCTCCTGGGAACATACTCCTGGAGCGACTCATGCACAGGGTGCACGAGGAAGGCGCCACGGATGAAATCGACCTGATCACCAACTTTCCCTGGCACTCCAACTGGGGCGCGCAAAAAAGGCCTTACCAGAACCTGATCATAAGCGCCCCAAGACTTGTTCCTTACCTCGGCAATCTCGTTTCGCTCAAGGCGAACGCAAGTCTCAGGCTGCTTCGGGAGCGCGTCAAGAAATCCCCGAAGCTGAGTGCGGTCGCCTACGGGGTCCGCGACCTTGTGCGGAGAGCAGGATTGTGA
- the rfbD gene encoding dTDP-4-dehydrorhamnose reductase, with amino-acid sequence MNANKAVVLGGRTGLLGRSLVRALEAAGWAVVPLGRADVNIFDSQALAGVLDREECSALFNTVAYTQVDKAEDEPQEAYRLNEKLPQLLGRLARPRGIRLVHYSTDFVFDGRADTPYAPDAPTNPLSVYGKSKLAGERALLNQDVPSLLIIRTSWLFGPGKNNFVQKILELARSRDTLGVVHDQVGSPSYTPDLARNSLALMQAGGSGVHHLANAGQASWCELASEAVNAAGLQCRVTPITTDQYPTKAKRPAYSVLDISRFTGITGLKPRPWVQCLREYVFDDLHYPTELHA; translated from the coding sequence ATGAACGCCAACAAGGCTGTCGTATTGGGAGGTCGGACTGGGCTGCTGGGCCGGAGTCTGGTGAGAGCCCTGGAGGCCGCCGGCTGGGCCGTGGTCCCCTTGGGCCGAGCCGATGTGAACATTTTCGATTCCCAAGCCTTGGCCGGCGTCCTCGACCGCGAGGAATGCAGCGCGCTTTTCAACACCGTGGCTTACACGCAGGTGGACAAGGCCGAGGACGAGCCCCAGGAGGCCTACCGCCTCAATGAGAAGCTCCCGCAACTGCTCGGCAGGCTGGCCCGACCTCGCGGCATCCGCCTCGTGCACTACTCCACGGATTTCGTCTTCGACGGCCGGGCCGATACTCCCTATGCTCCCGATGCGCCCACCAATCCCTTGAGCGTCTACGGCAAGAGCAAACTAGCCGGAGAAAGGGCCTTGCTGAATCAGGATGTGCCAAGCCTGCTCATCATCCGCACGTCCTGGCTCTTCGGGCCGGGCAAAAACAATTTCGTGCAGAAGATCCTGGAGTTGGCCAGAAGCCGCGATACGCTGGGCGTGGTCCACGATCAGGTGGGCTCGCCCTCCTACACGCCCGACTTGGCCCGCAACTCCTTGGCCCTGATGCAGGCCGGGGGCTCGGGCGTACATCACTTGGCCAACGCCGGACAGGCCAGTTGGTGCGAACTGGCCTCCGAGGCCGTGAATGCCGCCGGGTTGCAATGCCGCGTGACGCCCATCACCACGGATCAGTATCCCACCAAGGCCAAGCGGCCAGCCTACTCGGTGCTGGACATCTCCAGGTTCACCGGCATCACGGGACTCAAGCCCAGGCCCTGGGTGCAGTGTCTGCGCGAATACGTTTTCGATGATCTGCACTACCCCACGGAGCTGCACGCTTAG
- a CDS encoding Ni/Fe hydrogenase subunit alpha, which yields MYNDNDISALATAAEPSTGPRRIDVHHLTRVEGHGNIVVRIAADGTVEQCRWEVSEAPRFFEAMLLGRDYQDVHHITSRICGICSIGHQVASLQATEQALNIRVSEQTLALRKLALHAENLQSHLLHIGFLALPDYMGVPSTLHLAETHREEVLNLIACRRMSNEFSRLVCGRTTHPQRFVPGGFARLPSMDDLHQLRVLLAESLPGLGRVIDLCASLRDRVPAFERETEYIALVAPSEYPLYWGHIGSSMDDRRPVDQYEQMTREYLVRQSTAKWARNKAESFMVGALSRFNLNHAQLTDGARKAAATLGLAAPCHNPFLITLAQLVECVHSVEDSLLLVEALLSRGLRHEASSKIKLQAGRGASAVEVPRGILFHAYEYDEQGRVVSADCVIPTNQNHANIQKDMEALTPRLSGLPESEIERLLSMLVRAYDPCISCSTHLLETEQRKAERPVRFIRT from the coding sequence ATGTACAATGACAACGATATCTCCGCACTGGCCACGGCAGCCGAGCCTTCGACCGGCCCCAGGCGCATCGACGTGCATCACCTGACCAGGGTGGAAGGCCACGGCAACATCGTGGTGCGCATCGCGGCCGACGGAACAGTGGAACAGTGCCGCTGGGAGGTCAGCGAGGCCCCACGCTTTTTCGAGGCCATGCTGCTGGGTCGCGACTACCAGGATGTGCACCATATCACCTCGCGCATCTGCGGCATATGCTCCATCGGGCACCAAGTCGCCTCCCTGCAGGCCACGGAGCAGGCCCTGAACATCCGCGTTTCGGAGCAGACCTTGGCCCTGCGCAAGCTGGCCCTGCACGCCGAAAACCTGCAAAGCCATCTGCTGCACATAGGCTTCCTGGCACTGCCCGACTATATGGGCGTGCCCTCGACCCTGCACTTGGCCGAGACGCACCGTGAGGAGGTCCTGAACCTCATCGCCTGCCGGCGCATGTCCAACGAGTTCAGCCGGCTCGTCTGCGGACGTACCACGCACCCGCAACGTTTTGTGCCCGGAGGCTTCGCCAGGCTGCCTAGCATGGATGACTTGCATCAGTTGCGGGTCCTGCTGGCCGAAAGCCTGCCTGGCTTGGGTCGTGTTATTGATTTATGCGCTTCCCTGCGTGACAGAGTGCCGGCCTTCGAGCGCGAAACCGAATACATCGCCCTGGTGGCGCCATCCGAGTATCCGCTTTACTGGGGGCACATCGGGTCCAGCATGGACGATCGACGGCCCGTGGATCAATACGAGCAGATGACCCGCGAGTATCTCGTGCGCCAATCCACGGCCAAGTGGGCCAGGAACAAGGCCGAATCCTTCATGGTCGGCGCTTTGTCCCGCTTCAACCTGAACCATGCCCAGCTCACGGATGGGGCGCGCAAGGCCGCCGCTACCCTGGGGCTCGCTGCGCCGTGCCACAACCCGTTTCTCATCACCCTGGCTCAGCTCGTGGAGTGCGTGCACTCGGTGGAGGACTCCCTGCTCCTGGTCGAGGCTTTGCTTTCGCGCGGCCTGCGCCATGAGGCGTCCAGCAAGATCAAGCTGCAGGCAGGCCGGGGCGCCAGCGCCGTGGAGGTGCCCCGGGGCATCCTCTTCCATGCCTACGAATATGATGAGCAGGGCAGGGTGGTGTCCGCTGACTGCGTCATTCCCACCAACCAGAACCACGCCAACATTCAGAAGGACATGGAGGCCCTGACGCCGAGATTGTCGGGTCTGCCCGAGTCCGAGATAGAGCGTCTGCTGAGCATGCTCGTGCGCGCATACGACCCGTGCATCTCTTGCTCTACACATTTGCTGGAGACCGAGCAGCGTAAAGCCGAACGTCCCGTCCGATTTATCAGGACTTAA
- a CDS encoding tRNA (cytidine(34)-2'-O)-methyltransferase — protein MHIVLYQPQIPPNTGSIARLCAATGTPLHLIEPLGFSIDDRHLKRAGLDYWEHVRVKVWPDWQAYLDSAQPTRLVATCARFGTPHHEFSFASDDALVLGPEATGLPMRIIESIPQLVRIPIWGQVRSLNLANAASVLLYEAYRQTGALHGR, from the coding sequence ATGCACATCGTGCTATATCAACCCCAGATTCCGCCCAACACCGGAAGCATAGCCCGGCTGTGCGCCGCCACGGGCACGCCGCTGCATCTCATCGAGCCCCTGGGCTTCTCCATCGACGACCGCCACCTCAAACGCGCCGGCCTGGATTACTGGGAGCACGTGCGTGTCAAGGTGTGGCCCGACTGGCAGGCTTACCTGGACAGTGCGCAACCGACGCGGCTGGTGGCCACTTGCGCGCGTTTCGGCACGCCTCACCATGAGTTTTCCTTCGCGTCCGATGACGCATTGGTGCTGGGCCCCGAGGCCACGGGCCTGCCCATGCGCATCATCGAATCCATCCCGCAGCTCGTGCGCATCCCCATATGGGGTCAGGTGCGCAGCCTGAACCTGGCTAACGCGGCAAGTGTCCTGCTCTACGAAGCCTATCGCCAGACCGGCGCACTCCATGGCCGCTAG
- a CDS encoding FAD/NAD(P)-binding protein yields MKAKLFSAYVPQPATLVATERLSDFVTLFRFVRDDGRHLAHKPGQFIVLSAYGVGEAPFSISSAPSRDTTEFELAVRKIGTMTTAMHNLRVGDKVGIRGPYGSFFPVQDFVGKDTLFVAGGLGYIPLRSLLHYQLKHRQEFGRIIVLVGCRNPQERIFIDQIEELSRRGDVEIQETVDCPDQDWKGNVGVITTLLPKVAIDPDVTNVAMVGPPVMYRFVLAECVKMGIDPGRIYVSLERKMKCGLGKCGHCQINHLNACVDGPVFRYTDIAALPEAI; encoded by the coding sequence ATGAAGGCTAAGCTTTTTTCGGCCTATGTGCCCCAACCCGCGACTCTGGTGGCCACGGAACGACTGTCGGATTTCGTGACGCTGTTCCGCTTCGTGCGCGACGACGGCCGGCATTTGGCGCACAAGCCTGGCCAGTTCATCGTCCTGTCCGCCTATGGTGTAGGCGAAGCGCCCTTTTCCATCAGCTCGGCGCCAAGTCGCGACACTACGGAGTTCGAGTTGGCCGTGCGCAAGATCGGCACCATGACCACGGCCATGCACAACCTGCGGGTGGGCGACAAGGTCGGCATCCGCGGCCCCTACGGGAGCTTCTTTCCGGTGCAGGACTTCGTGGGCAAGGACACGCTCTTCGTGGCCGGCGGCCTGGGCTATATCCCGTTGCGCAGCCTGCTGCACTACCAGCTCAAGCATCGCCAGGAGTTCGGCCGCATCATCGTGCTCGTGGGCTGCCGCAATCCCCAGGAGCGCATCTTCATCGACCAGATCGAGGAACTGTCCCGTCGCGGCGACGTGGAGATCCAGGAAACCGTGGACTGCCCGGACCAGGATTGGAAAGGCAACGTGGGCGTCATCACCACGCTGCTGCCCAAGGTGGCCATCGACCCTGACGTGACCAACGTGGCCATGGTAGGGCCGCCGGTCATGTACCGCTTCGTGCTGGCCGAATGCGTCAAGATGGGCATCGATCCAGGGCGCATCTACGTTTCTCTTGAACGCAAGATGAAATGCGGATTGGGAAAGTGCGGTCACTGCCAGATCAACCACTTGAACGCGTGCGTGGACGGCCCCGTGTTCCGCTACACGGACATCGCCGCGCTGCCCGAGGCCATTTAA
- a CDS encoding TAXI family TRAP transporter solute-binding subunit produces the protein MKRVTLGAFLLMAVMAFWPLMPSESLAGTGLQLNLGGGPSGSAMTHAANAVAILLSRSIKDLEVSSQVTLGSRANLKRLREGSLELGIVLAGDTLPDLTPIIDSPAIESGQVCAVAGLYRVPAQLAVLADSSTMLAQDLRDKRICVGSPGSSTALVAERLFSALGWWDSMEKLHLGHAEAAQALREGRADAMLLMDGLPSKHLLELASTQGVRFIDLHQSALVSGFYDLGLGYAPVNIPAGTYPGQTKPITTFADTAWLCAMEMLPAQVVRDCLAILASTAGLEHLSILVQTAEPVAKLAQAKPLLPLHPGVMHSNEVALIPGATP, from the coding sequence ATGAAGCGCGTAACGCTTGGGGCGTTTCTGTTGATGGCAGTGATGGCTTTCTGGCCGCTAATGCCGAGCGAGTCCTTGGCCGGAACCGGGCTACAGCTCAATTTGGGCGGCGGCCCCAGCGGAAGCGCCATGACCCACGCGGCCAACGCCGTGGCCATTCTGCTTTCCAGGAGCATAAAGGATCTGGAGGTCAGCTCCCAGGTAACCCTCGGCTCCAGGGCCAATTTGAAGCGCCTGCGCGAAGGCAGCCTTGAGCTGGGCATCGTACTCGCGGGGGACACCCTGCCCGACTTGACGCCAATAATCGATTCCCCGGCCATTGAATCGGGACAAGTCTGTGCCGTGGCCGGGCTGTACCGAGTCCCGGCACAACTCGCCGTGCTGGCGGATTCGTCCACCATGCTGGCACAGGATCTCCGCGATAAGCGCATATGCGTGGGCAGCCCTGGATCGAGCACGGCCCTGGTCGCCGAACGATTGTTCTCCGCCCTGGGCTGGTGGGATTCCATGGAGAAGCTGCACCTGGGCCACGCGGAGGCCGCGCAGGCGCTACGCGAAGGCCGCGCGGACGCCATGCTGCTCATGGACGGCCTGCCCAGCAAGCATCTGCTGGAGCTGGCCAGCACACAAGGCGTGCGCTTCATCGACCTGCACCAATCCGCCCTTGTGTCAGGCTTCTATGACTTGGGCTTGGGCTATGCGCCCGTGAACATCCCGGCCGGAACGTACCCGGGACAGACCAAGCCCATCACCACATTCGCGGATACGGCTTGGCTTTGCGCCATGGAAATGCTCCCGGCGCAGGTCGTGCGGGACTGTCTGGCGATCCTTGCCTCGACTGCGGGCCTGGAGCATCTGTCCATCCTGGTGCAGACCGCCGAGCCAGTGGCCAAGTTGGCGCAGGCCAAGCCATTGCTGCCACTGCATCCGGGCGTGATGCACAGCAACGAGGTGGCCTTGATACCCGGAGCAACTCCTTAA